A single genomic interval of Campylobacter concisus harbors:
- a CDS encoding HAD family hydrolase, which yields MSLPRSNSPWASSLPFAKDAVGLASSIADVGVVTTKTSKFSEILLENLGVLNFIKVVVGRDDVLNPKPNAEPVNLALAKLGKDKRNAFMIGDTQMDLMVAKNAGIKGIGLTCGYADAQSLKEHSDLIFQNAYEAVKFLASN from the coding sequence ATGAGCCTTCCGCGCTCAAACTCGCCCTGGGCTTCGAGTTTGCCGTTTGCAAAAGACGCTGTAGGTTTGGCGTCTAGCATTGCCGACGTCGGCGTAGTTACTACGAAAACGTCGAAATTTTCGGAGATTTTGCTTGAAAATTTAGGGGTCTTAAATTTTATAAAAGTAGTGGTAGGCCGCGACGACGTGCTAAATCCAAAACCTAACGCGGAGCCCGTAAATTTAGCTCTCGCAAAACTTGGAAAAGATAAGCGAAACGCATTTATGATAGGCGATACGCAAATGGATCTAATGGTGGCAAAGAACGCCGGCATCAAAGGTATCGGCCTAACTTGCGGATACGCGGATGCGCAAAGTCTAAAAGAGCATTCGGATTTAATCTTTCAAAACGCTTATGAAGCGGTAAAATTTTTAGCAAGCAACTAA
- a CDS encoding DNA-deoxyinosine glycosylase, which yields MSQTHPFKPIFDKNSKILILGSFPSVVSRKFGFYYANPQNRFWRVLAGILNAPLPTSTDEKINFLLARRIAIYDAAISCEIKGSSDAKMTAVSPANLEPIFSGARIVQVFANGGKAHEICEKYLKDKILNATGKPPLKLPSTSPANANFSFEKLAQEWTVVAEALKDG from the coding sequence ATGAGCCAAACCCATCCTTTTAAACCGATTTTTGATAAAAACTCTAAAATTTTAATCCTCGGATCCTTCCCTTCCGTAGTTTCTCGTAAATTTGGCTTTTACTACGCAAATCCGCAAAATCGCTTTTGGCGGGTGCTGGCCGGGATTTTAAACGCTCCGCTGCCTACAAGCACGGATGAAAAGATAAATTTCCTGCTCGCCCGCCGCATCGCTATCTACGACGCTGCGATCTCGTGCGAGATAAAGGGCTCGAGCGATGCTAAAATGACCGCCGTCTCGCCCGCAAATTTAGAACCGATTTTTAGCGGAGCGCGCATAGTGCAGGTATTCGCAAACGGCGGCAAAGCTCACGAAATCTGCGAAAAATACCTAAAAGATAAAATTTTAAACGCAACGGGCAAACCGCCCCTCAAATTACCCTCGACTAGCCCGGCAAACGCAAATTTTAGCTTTGAAAAGCTTGCGCAAGAGTGGACGGTAGTCGCAGAGGCGCTAAAAGACGGCTAA
- a CDS encoding aspartate/glutamate racemase family protein — translation MKKIGLIGGMSFESTITYYEQINRKINERLGGLSSAEILLSSVNFEEIEACQRENRWEDADEILARHARILQGGGADFIFICTNTMHRCFDAVQSAVSVPVAHIADATLKALKNAGVAKVGLLGTVYTMTQDFYKSRLIEGGAEVLLPSAGDMAEINRVIFEELCCGKIAPSSKANFLRIIEDFGSRGAQGAILGCTEIGMLISQADTDLRLFDTTQIHIDAAVEAALSMLNQNGR, via the coding sequence ATGAAAAAAATCGGCCTAATCGGCGGGATGAGTTTTGAGTCTACGATAACGTATTACGAGCAAATAAATCGCAAAATAAACGAGCGCTTAGGCGGCCTTAGCAGCGCGGAGATACTGCTAAGCAGCGTAAATTTCGAGGAGATCGAGGCCTGCCAGCGCGAAAACAGATGGGAGGATGCGGACGAAATTTTGGCGCGGCACGCTAGGATTTTGCAAGGCGGCGGGGCGGATTTTATCTTCATCTGCACAAATACGATGCATAGGTGCTTTGACGCCGTGCAAAGCGCCGTTAGCGTGCCTGTGGCGCACATCGCGGACGCCACGCTAAAAGCGCTAAAAAACGCCGGCGTCGCCAAGGTAGGGCTGCTCGGCACCGTTTATACGATGACGCAGGATTTTTACAAGAGTCGGTTGATAGAGGGCGGCGCGGAGGTGCTTTTGCCAAGCGCGGGGGATATGGCGGAAATAAATCGCGTCATCTTTGAGGAGCTTTGCTGCGGCAAAATCGCGCCTAGCTCAAAGGCGAATTTCTTGCGCATCATCGAGGATTTTGGGTCGCGCGGTGCGCAAGGAGCGATACTTGGCTGCACCGAGATAGGCATGCTAATATCGCAGGCAGATACGGACTTGCGGCTTTTTGATACGACGCAGATACACATTGACGCGGCGGTTGAGGCGGCGCTGTCTATGCTTAATCAAAACGGTCGCTAG
- a CDS encoding toxin-antitoxin system YwqK family antitoxin: protein MKILKILFLLPLLAIGAQALEPKVVMKPEATLKNGLYYVKGKLYDGTLKMLRYSVEDLYDVNAMGMIYPRLKPLPPTLIREIDVQGGTAVRYRDYFDGRDKPSNEYHLKNGVREGTAKHYHADSGALMGESEYKNNVRDGRYRRYYFDEGGALKQEGTYKADKREGVFTDYYVSGEVSARSPYAGGLRNGENVDYYKSGKIRGKRTYKEGKREGAETWYYESGPVEKTGEYKNDRKQGVWKRFYENGKTRVVENYKDGEKDGVAREYYPSGKLRGEYEYKDGRQTGAGLDYYESGALAAKVMFKNGRYHGLYEEYHENGKLKARVMFEDGLEVGEARHYYANGKLEAHGEFERGRLIRAKKYDEAGKLISDKSDKNGLPRE from the coding sequence ATGAAAATCCTAAAAATTCTATTTTTACTTCCGCTTCTAGCCATCGGTGCGCAAGCTCTAGAGCCAAAAGTCGTAATGAAGCCCGAAGCTACCCTAAAAAACGGGCTTTACTACGTAAAAGGCAAGCTCTACGACGGTACGTTAAAGATGCTACGTTACAGCGTCGAGGACCTATATGACGTAAATGCGATGGGCATGATCTATCCGAGGCTAAAACCTCTGCCGCCTACGCTCATACGCGAGATAGACGTGCAGGGCGGCACGGCGGTGCGATACAGGGACTATTTTGACGGCAGGGACAAACCCTCAAACGAATACCACCTAAAAAACGGCGTTCGCGAGGGCACGGCGAAGCACTATCACGCAGATAGCGGTGCTCTGATGGGCGAGAGCGAATACAAAAATAACGTCCGCGACGGGCGCTACCGCCGCTACTATTTTGACGAGGGTGGCGCGTTAAAGCAGGAGGGCACCTACAAGGCAGACAAGCGAGAGGGCGTGTTTACCGACTATTACGTTAGCGGAGAGGTTAGCGCGCGTAGCCCGTACGCGGGCGGGCTTCGAAACGGCGAGAACGTCGACTACTACAAAAGCGGCAAGATCCGCGGCAAGCGAACGTATAAAGAGGGCAAGCGAGAGGGTGCGGAGACATGGTACTACGAAAGCGGCCCCGTGGAGAAGACGGGCGAATACAAAAACGACCGTAAACAAGGCGTTTGGAAGCGATTTTACGAAAACGGCAAAACGCGCGTGGTAGAAAATTACAAAGACGGCGAAAAGGACGGCGTCGCGCGCGAATACTACCCAAGCGGCAAGCTACGAGGCGAATACGAGTACAAAGACGGCCGCCAAACGGGCGCGGGGTTGGACTACTACGAGAGCGGGGCGCTGGCGGCAAAAGTGATGTTTAAAAACGGGCGCTATCACGGACTGTACGAGGAGTATCACGAAAACGGCAAGCTAAAAGCCAGAGTGATGTTTGAGGACGGGCTGGAGGTCGGCGAGGCGCGCCACTACTACGCAAACGGCAAACTAGAGGCCCATGGCGAGTTTGAGCGCGGCAGGCTCATCCGCGCCAAAAAATACGACGAAGCGGGCAAGCTAATCAGCGACAAGTCTGATAAAAACGGACTTCCGAGGGAGTAA
- a CDS encoding pentapeptide repeat-containing protein — protein sequence MQFDGININFTKARFNQKLSFHRSVINCEVLFKEACFEDDLIFTKAKFNDLVNLSKVVFKKEVHFHGTKFNKAIISETNFENKVDFSNAIFKEKAHFRNAIFTKDVKLNNILFKNNAYFKNTLFKDFVNFSETNFEKNANFYSANFEKPVNFSSIIFNGALNFVNAKTDFTYDELKKFIEDTSTNNISATNDFRDGFRLMKHALNNKGNALDASLFHRLELYCKELELEFTLENAKAKDSKNDKKVKSANEVEARPKSKNRIELFLDLITLKLYRNTSDHHTNLFKIINFTILTIAMYGLSFWVLDDFLLKAMIDSPKILVLLLLFIFLIGPLTCLLYFVAEYKILWATAPIGIFAYIIFITPGLVNVFDYSVYVIVFILLYVTLYVLSFYLFRFSFVRFMTYLIFMAIFWINLY from the coding sequence ATGCAGTTTGACGGGATAAATATAAATTTTACCAAGGCCAGATTTAATCAAAAGCTAAGTTTTCATAGGAGCGTAATTAACTGCGAAGTGCTTTTCAAAGAAGCTTGTTTTGAGGATGATTTGATTTTTACAAAAGCTAAATTTAATGATCTGGTAAATTTAAGTAAAGTAGTTTTTAAAAAAGAGGTACATTTCCATGGAACTAAATTTAATAAAGCGATAATAAGTGAAACAAATTTTGAAAATAAAGTTGATTTTTCAAATGCAATATTCAAAGAAAAAGCACATTTCAGAAATGCTATTTTTACAAAAGACGTAAAATTAAATAATATATTGTTTAAAAATAATGCATACTTCAAAAATACATTATTTAAAGATTTTGTTAATTTTAGTGAGACAAATTTTGAAAAGAATGCCAACTTTTATAGCGCAAATTTTGAAAAGCCGGTTAATTTCTCGTCAATCATTTTTAACGGCGCTTTAAATTTTGTAAATGCAAAAACAGATTTTACATATGATGAGCTTAAAAAGTTTATCGAAGATACAAGCACCAACAATATAAGTGCAACCAATGATTTTAGAGACGGGTTTAGACTCATGAAACACGCTTTAAACAACAAAGGCAATGCGCTAGACGCAAGCTTGTTTCACCGCCTAGAACTATACTGCAAAGAGTTGGAGCTGGAATTTACTCTTGAAAATGCAAAGGCTAAAGATAGCAAAAACGATAAAAAAGTAAAATCTGCCAATGAAGTAGAAGCCAGGCCTAAAAGCAAAAATCGTATTGAGCTTTTTTTAGATTTGATAACACTAAAATTATATAGAAACACTAGCGATCATCATACAAATTTATTTAAGATAATAAACTTTACTATTCTAACTATTGCTATGTATGGATTGTCTTTTTGGGTTTTAGATGATTTTTTGTTGAAAGCAATGATTGATAGTCCTAAAATATTGGTGCTATTGTTGCTGTTTATTTTTTTAATTGGACCACTAACATGTTTATTGTATTTTGTAGCGGAGTATAAAATACTATGGGCAACTGCGCCGATAGGAATTTTTGCATATATCATTTTCATTACACCAGGCTTAGTTAATGTCTTTGACTATTCTGTTTATGTTATTGTTTTTATACTTTTATATGTGACATTATATGTTTTGTCGTTTTATTTATTTAGATTTAGTTTTGTGCGTTTTATGACATATTTAATTTTTATGGCTATTTTTTGGATAAACCTGTATTAA